Part of the Pseudarthrobacter sp. L1SW genome, ACGTCGGAGTGATCTATTCAGAACGCGCCCAGCTGCAAAATGGTGCGGACGCCTCTGCAGTCGCCACGGCTCAGAAATGCGCCCGGGACGCAAACGGAGTGGAATGTTCGACAACGTCAGCACTTGCCGACACCCTTGCGAACGAGAACGCACTTGACGGCATGAGCAAGGTACGCGCCATCGACCTCGATAAAACGACGAGGAAGGTCAGCGTTACCACGTCTGCCAAGGAAATCGGGGGCACAGACAACTCCGTCTCCCTGTTCTTTGCGGACGTTCTCGGCATTCCAACCAAGGAAGTCGGTGCCCGGGCATCAGCCGTCTGGGGTAGTCCCATGGCCGGCCGTACCGCCTTTCCTCTGGCCTTCTCCATCTGCCAGGTCAAGGACAACATCGGAGGCTCGCTCCAGCTCCTACAGGAACACGGCAAGAACTCCAACCTCGACTGCAACTACGGCCCGTCCGGGGCGGCTGTCGAAGGGGGTTTTGGCTGGCTGGTCCAGGACCAGGGTAAGTGCGGTGGAACCATAGACCTAGCCGTCAGTGAAGGCGGTAGCGACCCAGGCAACAACGCCCCGGGCAACTGCGGGACCACCCTGCAGAAGTGGGCAGACGATATCAACGCCGGCCGGAAGGTCATAGTCCTCCTTCCGATCTTCAACAAGGTCACCGGAACCGGCAACGGCGCCATCTATGGATTGGTGTCCTTTGCTGCCTTTGAGGTGACGGGCTGGAAATTCACGGGAAGCGCCGGCCTGCCCTACGAGTTCCGTAGCGAAAGTTCGACGACGACCGGCGTCACCTCCACGACGGCCTGCACGGGTGAGTGCCGCGGCATTATCGGCAAGTTCGTCAAGTACGTCTCCCTCGCCGATGGCTACACGCTCGGACCCGTGGACGAGTACGGTGCCACGATCGTCCGCATGTCCCCCTGACCCGAACCCAGTTACACCTCACCAGGAGCAAATAAGTGAAGTCTCGCCTAGTGGCAGGAAGCGCCGCGGTTGCCTTGGCGATTGTGGGTGCCCTACTCATCATTTTCTATGCGCAGGGCGCCGACCAGCGTGCCATTGCCACCACCCAGCCGGTTGATGTACTGGTGGTGAAGACCGCCATTCCCGCCGGCACCCCTGTTAACGACATGGTTGCCTCCCTCGTGGTGGAGAAGCTTCCCGCCGCCGGAGTATCCGATACAGCCTTGAGCACATTGGACAACAAGGCCGGCACCGTCAGCGCCGTGGACCTGGTTCCGGGCGAACAGCTCCTCGCCGAGCGGCTCGTCGCCCCTGCCGACGTCAAAACCCAAGGCGCCGTCAAGGTGCCCGCCGGACTGCAGGAAGTCTCCTTCGAGGTGGAACCAAAGCGCGTGGTGGGTGGCCGGATTGATGTGGGCGACCATGTAGGTATCGCCCTGAACTTCGAGAGCGGTGCCTATAAGGCCAAGGCAGATGACGCAACAACACAGCTCACGCTGCGCAAGGTCCTGGTTACCGCTGTCCAGCGGGCCCCTCAGCCTGTTAGCACCCAGAAGCCAGCCGAAGGCCAGGCAGATCCCGCGGACACCACCCTCCCAGAGGGCTCCCTCATGATCACCGTCGCCGTGACCGACGTCGAAGCCAGCAAGATCATCTTCACCTCCATCAACGGCACTCTGTGGCTCACCAAGGAACCCCTCGACGCCCAGGACAACGGACCCAAGATCGAACGCAAGGAAGTGGTCTACAAGTGAGCCGCTTCGTCCTGCTCTCCCCCAGCGCCGAGTTCGACCAGAAGCTGCGCGACGCCGTCGCCCACGGCCTCCGCGGGTCCGTCCAGACCATCGCCTCGGACATCCTCCCGGCCGGACCACACGAATTGTTCGCCCTCCTCAACCAGGAGCAGCCGGAGGTCCTGATCATCGGACCTGAGGTCCCCTACGAGGAGGCGCTGCGGTTCGCCAAGGTCTTCGACGTCCAGCTCCCCGGCCTCAGCCTTGTGCTGGTCAGCGACATTGACCCGTCGTACCTCGTCCACGCCATGCGCGCAGGAATCCGCGACATCCTCAGCCCGCAGGCCGATGCCGCCGAAATCCGCGTGCTGCTGGAGCGGGCCTGCCAGTCGTTTGCCACGCGCAACCGCGGCCCCGAATCCATTCAAACGGAAAACAGCGGCAAAGGCCTCGTGATCGGCGTCTTCTCGCCCAAGGGCGGTGTAGGCAAGACCACCCTGGCCACCAACATCGCCATCGGGCTCGGCCAGATCGCGCCGATGAGCGTGGTGATCGTTGACCTTGACCTGCAGTTCGGCGACGTCGCCTCCGGCCTGTACCTCAACCCCGAGCACACCGTCACTGACGCAGTCACCCCCGCAGCCGCCCAGGACTCCCTGGTCCTCAAAGCCTTTCTCACTGTGCATCCCGCCGGGATCTACGCCCTGTGCGCTCCGCCGAACCCAGTGGACGCGGACCACATCATTCCGGAACAGGTCAGCCACCTGGTGGAACAGCTGTCCCACGAATTCCAGTACGTAGTTCTGGATACGGCCCCCGGGATGCAGGAGATCGGCCTCGCCGCCATGGAGCAGTGCACCGACGCCGTCTGGGTCAGCGCAATGGACATCCCCAGCCTCCGCGGCCTGCGGTCCGGCCTTGAGGTGCTCCGCCAACTGGAGATCATGCCCGAGTCACGGCACGTGGTCCTGAACATGGCTGACGCCAAGGCCGGGCTCAGCGTTCGCGACGTCGAGTCCACCATTGGCGCGCCCGTGGACGTCAGCGTCCCCCGGTCCCGCGCCGTGGCCCTGTCCACGAACCGGGGCATCCCCGTCCTCCAGGAATCCAAAAAGGACCCCGCTGTGAAGAGCCTCCGCCAACTGGTGGAGCGGTTCAACCCGGCGTGGCGTACCCAGGCCCAGCGCAAGCTTCACCGAAGGGTGGTCATCTGATGAAGCTCTCCGAGCGGATCAGCGCGGTTCAGGACCGCAACCAGGCGTCCGGCAGCAGCATTGGGCTGCTCGAACCGCCGCGTCCCGTGACTTCCTCGGCCCCGACGGGGGAGAGCGATCCGGGGCACCTTCTTGCCCGTCCCGCCGTCGACCTTTCAACGCCCGACGCCGGTGCCCCCAGTGTGCCCAAGGCTCAGCCCGTGGATGTCTTCGCGGCGATGAAGAACAGGGCGGCCACCGCCCTGTTCGAGCGGATGGGCACGCGCTTCAATGACGCGACGGCGACGGAGCAGGAGCTGCGGACCACCGCGAAGGAAGAACTTACGCGGATCATTGACGCCGAACAGGTTCCGCTGACGCCCGAGGAACGCACGCGCCTGGTCCGCGACGTTGCCGACGACGTGCTGGGCTACGGCCCTCTCCAGCGGCTGCTGGATGATCCCGCAGTCACCGAAATCATGGTTAACCGCATGGACCAGATCTACGTGGAACGCAAGGGCAAGCTGACGCTGACGGAATCCCAGTTCAGCTCCGAGGAACACCTGCGCAAAGTGATTGAGCGGATCGTCTCGAAGGTGGGCCGCCGCATTGACGAGTCCTCCCCGCTGGTGGACGCCCGCCTCGAGGACGGTTCCCGTGTCAACGCCGTCATCCCGCCGCTGGCCGTGGGCGGATCCTCGCTGACAATCCGTAAGTTCAGCAAGACGCCGCTGACTGTCCGGAACCTTATCGATTTCGGAACCTTGACGCCGGAGATGGCCGAACTGCTCAATGCCTGCGTCAAAGCCAAACTCAACATCATCGTCTCAGGCGGTACGGGCACCGGCAAGACCACGCTCCTCAATGTGCTGTCCTCCTTCCTGCCCTCTGACGAGCGCATCGTCACCATCGAGGACGCCGTGGAACTCCAGATCCAGCAGCAGCACGTGGTCCGCCTCGAAAGCCGCCCGCCGAACACAGAAGGCAAAGGCGAGGTAACCATCCGCGAACTGCTCCGGAACTCCCTGCGTATGCGCCCGGACCGGATTGTGGTGGGTGAGGTCCGCGGCGGGGAATCCCTGGACATGCTCCAGGCCATGAACACCGGCCACGACGGTTCCCTTTCAACCGTGCACTCCAACTCACCCCGCGACGCCGTGGCCCGACTCGAAACCCTGGTGCTGATGGCCGGCATGGACCTTCCATTGCGCGCTATCCGCGAACAGATCGCTTCCGCCGTCAATCTCATCGTCCAAATCTCCCGGCTCCGCGACGGCTCCCGCCGTATCACCCACGTCACCGAAGTCCAAGGCATGGAAGGAGACATCGTGACTCTCCAGGACGCGTTCGTCTTCGACTACTCCGCAGGTGTGGACGCCCAGGGCCGGTTCCTCGGTAAGCCTGTGGCCACCGGCATTCGGCCCCACTTCATCGATCGGTTTGAGGACTTGGGTATCCATGTGTCCCCCAGCGTCTTCGCCGGGCCGCAGCCTGTATTGGGCCAAACCCCGGCCGGTCAAAACCACGGCGGCAGGTGACGTCCGCCATGATCCTCGCCGTTGGAGCAGTAGTCCTGCTCGCAGCCGTCATCCTGTTCGGGGCCGTTGTGCTCCTGCCGAGCACACCCGAGGTCCCCCTGGACCGCCGTCGTCCATTTGACCCGGAACCGTCCTCCTCACTGACTCGGGTGGCGCTCTCCGCCGTCCGGTCATTCGAACGGCTCCTGGCGGGCAGGAACATTACGCTGTTCGCTCGGGCCGAACTTGAGAATGCCGGACTTCGCCTCAGCCAGGCCGAGTTCTTCCTGCTGGTGGGAATCGGCGCCGGCGTGGGCATGCTGGTGGGCATCGTCACCGTTGGCCCACTGGTCGGGCTTCTCCTTGCGCTGCTGGCACCTTTTATTGGGAAGCTCGTCCTTGGATTCCTGGCCGGAAAACGCCGCGCCACCTTTGACAGCCAACTCGGCGACACCCTGCAACTCCTTTCCGGCGGACTCCGCGCCGGGCACAGCATCCTGCGGGCCATCGACGCGGCGGCTTCGGAATCACAGAAACCCACGTCAGAGGAGATGCGGCGGGTCATCACGGAGACCAGCCTGGGCCGCGACTTGCTGGCCGCCCTCAACGACACCGCCGACAGGATGAAAAACGAGGACTTCGTCTGGATCTCCCAAGCAATCCAGATCAACCGCGAAGTGGGTGGCAACCTGGCCGACGTCTTGGACCAGGTCAATGAAACCATCCGCGAGCGCGCCGAAATCAAGGGCCATATCAAGGCCTTGGCAGCAGAGGGCAAGTTCTCCGCCTACATCCTCATCGCCATGCCCTTCGGCATCGTGGCCATGCTGCTCGCCGTAAGTCCCAACTACATGAACTCCATGTTCACCCATCCCCTGGGCTGGGCGATGATCGGGGCATCGTTCGTCCTCATGACCATCGGTGCGCTGTGGATGCGCAAAATCATCGACCTGAAGTTCTGAGGAAGCCATGAACCTGACAGTTCTCCTCTCCATCCTGCTGGTGTGTGTCCCCTTGGCAGGGATGGCCTGGTCCGTCCTGACCGTGGACAAACAAGGCCGCCTGGCAGCCAGTGAGCTCTTGGCCCGCGGTGCCGCACCCGTCACCGCTGCCCCAACCGCCGAGCCCGGCATGCTCGAAGGCATCGGCCGGCGCCTGACCCCATCGGCCTACGTAGCGTTCCTGGACCGCTTGCTGTCCCTCGCGGGGCGGCCCGCGTCCATGCCGCTGGGCAAGGTCCTCGGTTCCAAGCTGGGAATCGGCTTGGCGGGTGTCACCGTTGGCATTTACTTGACGGCGATCGGAAGCTCGCCGCTCATGAAACTGGCGGGCCTTTTCGTCCTCTTCCTGGGCTACTTCATCCCGGACCTCCTGCTGTACAGCAAGGGAATCGAACGCCAGAAAGTCATGCAGCTGGAGCTGGCCAACACGCTGGACCAGATGCTGATCTCGGTGGAGGCTGGCCTGGGTTTTGAAGGGGCCATGGCCCGCGCCGGAGAAAACGGCAAGGGTCCGCTCGCCGAGGAACTGGTCCGCACCCTCCAGGACATGCAGGTGGGCCGCAGCCGCAGGGAGTCGTACCAGGCGCTTGCCGAACGGACCAATATCCCGGAGCTGCGCAGTTTTGTGCAGGCCGTGGTCCAGGCGGACACCTACGGCATTGCCATCAGCCGGGTGCTCCGGGTCCAGGCGAAGGTGATGCGCGTAAAGCGGCGCCAGCGCGCAGAAGAAAAGGCAATGAAGCTTCCCGTGATGATCCTGTTCCCGCTGCTCTTCTTCATTTTCCCGGTCCTGTTCATTGCCATTCTTGGCCCGGCCGTCATCAATACAGTGGTGACTTTCAGCTCGCAGTAGGGCATCCCAGTGCCGGCTGCAAAATCGCTCAAGGTTTCCACAGGATCACCCGAAATAGGACAACGGAAAGAATTACAGGAAGTAGCCTTGAACAATGCACAGTCAAGATCCCGGTTCCGGCAGCGAGGCCGCCGCTGCGGACTCCCTTCCGTCCGGGGTCGCTTCAGCAGCAGGAACCCCACTCTCACAGGAAGCGGCCGGACTCTTGCCGCTCGTTGACGCAGCCGTCCTCGAAGAGCTCGAGGACGAGCTCGCCGGCTCCGGCCTGGCCCAGCGATTCGCCCGCGACTACGCGGCCATGTGGGACCAGCGCTACGCCCGGCTGGCAGCAGCCGTTGCCAGCCAGGACCGGGCCTCAGCCCTGGATGCCGTGATCAGCCTGAAGATCACGTCAGCCATGGTGGGCGGGCTCCGGCTGGCCAAACTTGCGGAACTGCTGGAAGCGGTCATCCGGATGGGTGACTTCGGCCAGGGCCAGGTGCTGATGGCGCGGGTGGCCGAGGACGGCGGGCAGACGGTGTCCGAGCTCCAGGCCAACTACATCCTGGAAAACGACTGAATCCTGCTTACCTTTCCGGCGGCCTTGCGGGAGCCAGCCGGTAGCCCACGCCGCGGACTGTCTGCAGCCAGCGCGGGGATACCTGGT contains:
- a CDS encoding Flp pilus assembly protein CpaB encodes the protein MKSRLVAGSAAVALAIVGALLIIFYAQGADQRAIATTQPVDVLVVKTAIPAGTPVNDMVASLVVEKLPAAGVSDTALSTLDNKAGTVSAVDLVPGEQLLAERLVAPADVKTQGAVKVPAGLQEVSFEVEPKRVVGGRIDVGDHVGIALNFESGAYKAKADDATTQLTLRKVLVTAVQRAPQPVSTQKPAEGQADPADTTLPEGSLMITVAVTDVEASKIIFTSINGTLWLTKEPLDAQDNGPKIERKEVVYK
- a CDS encoding pilus assembly protein TadG-related protein: MRRMTTGNASDEHGAISVIVAILLVALLGFVAIAVDVGVIYSERAQLQNGADASAVATAQKCARDANGVECSTTSALADTLANENALDGMSKVRAIDLDKTTRKVSVTTSAKEIGGTDNSVSLFFADVLGIPTKEVGARASAVWGSPMAGRTAFPLAFSICQVKDNIGGSLQLLQEHGKNSNLDCNYGPSGAAVEGGFGWLVQDQGKCGGTIDLAVSEGGSDPGNNAPGNCGTTLQKWADDINAGRKVIVLLPIFNKVTGTGNGAIYGLVSFAAFEVTGWKFTGSAGLPYEFRSESSTTTGVTSTTACTGECRGIIGKFVKYVSLADGYTLGPVDEYGATIVRMSP
- a CDS encoding AAA family ATPase translates to MSRFVLLSPSAEFDQKLRDAVAHGLRGSVQTIASDILPAGPHELFALLNQEQPEVLIIGPEVPYEEALRFAKVFDVQLPGLSLVLVSDIDPSYLVHAMRAGIRDILSPQADAAEIRVLLERACQSFATRNRGPESIQTENSGKGLVIGVFSPKGGVGKTTLATNIAIGLGQIAPMSVVIVDLDLQFGDVASGLYLNPEHTVTDAVTPAAAQDSLVLKAFLTVHPAGIYALCAPPNPVDADHIIPEQVSHLVEQLSHEFQYVVLDTAPGMQEIGLAAMEQCTDAVWVSAMDIPSLRGLRSGLEVLRQLEIMPESRHVVLNMADAKAGLSVRDVESTIGAPVDVSVPRSRAVALSTNRGIPVLQESKKDPAVKSLRQLVERFNPAWRTQAQRKLHRRVVI
- a CDS encoding type II secretion system F family protein, with the translated sequence MNLTVLLSILLVCVPLAGMAWSVLTVDKQGRLAASELLARGAAPVTAAPTAEPGMLEGIGRRLTPSAYVAFLDRLLSLAGRPASMPLGKVLGSKLGIGLAGVTVGIYLTAIGSSPLMKLAGLFVLFLGYFIPDLLLYSKGIERQKVMQLELANTLDQMLISVEAGLGFEGAMARAGENGKGPLAEELVRTLQDMQVGRSRRESYQALAERTNIPELRSFVQAVVQADTYGIAISRVLRVQAKVMRVKRRQRAEEKAMKLPVMILFPLLFFIFPVLFIAILGPAVINTVVTFSSQ
- a CDS encoding type II secretion system F family protein, which codes for MILAVGAVVLLAAVILFGAVVLLPSTPEVPLDRRRPFDPEPSSSLTRVALSAVRSFERLLAGRNITLFARAELENAGLRLSQAEFFLLVGIGAGVGMLVGIVTVGPLVGLLLALLAPFIGKLVLGFLAGKRRATFDSQLGDTLQLLSGGLRAGHSILRAIDAAASESQKPTSEEMRRVITETSLGRDLLAALNDTADRMKNEDFVWISQAIQINREVGGNLADVLDQVNETIRERAEIKGHIKALAAEGKFSAYILIAMPFGIVAMLLAVSPNYMNSMFTHPLGWAMIGASFVLMTIGALWMRKIIDLKF
- a CDS encoding Hpt domain-containing protein; this translates as MHSQDPGSGSEAAAADSLPSGVASAAGTPLSQEAAGLLPLVDAAVLEELEDELAGSGLAQRFARDYAAMWDQRYARLAAAVASQDRASALDAVISLKITSAMVGGLRLAKLAELLEAVIRMGDFGQGQVLMARVAEDGGQTVSELQANYILEND
- a CDS encoding CpaF family protein codes for the protein MKLSERISAVQDRNQASGSSIGLLEPPRPVTSSAPTGESDPGHLLARPAVDLSTPDAGAPSVPKAQPVDVFAAMKNRAATALFERMGTRFNDATATEQELRTTAKEELTRIIDAEQVPLTPEERTRLVRDVADDVLGYGPLQRLLDDPAVTEIMVNRMDQIYVERKGKLTLTESQFSSEEHLRKVIERIVSKVGRRIDESSPLVDARLEDGSRVNAVIPPLAVGGSSLTIRKFSKTPLTVRNLIDFGTLTPEMAELLNACVKAKLNIIVSGGTGTGKTTLLNVLSSFLPSDERIVTIEDAVELQIQQQHVVRLESRPPNTEGKGEVTIRELLRNSLRMRPDRIVVGEVRGGESLDMLQAMNTGHDGSLSTVHSNSPRDAVARLETLVLMAGMDLPLRAIREQIASAVNLIVQISRLRDGSRRITHVTEVQGMEGDIVTLQDAFVFDYSAGVDAQGRFLGKPVATGIRPHFIDRFEDLGIHVSPSVFAGPQPVLGQTPAGQNHGGR